A DNA window from Vigna angularis cultivar LongXiaoDou No.4 chromosome 1, ASM1680809v1, whole genome shotgun sequence contains the following coding sequences:
- the LOC108320950 gene encoding metacaspase-3, which translates to MASRQERCIHCGVLLVVPAEVNVFECGVCHGITQIRPSTAPWSTQAYNSFHSFTGRFRGFLNTIRSTSSVNTNSGGYYGANSFGLYPQPHSLRPSFHVYGSKRAVLCGIRYHGKSYKLKGSINDAKCMKYFLIKHYGFPSDSILMLTDDMEERNQLRIPTRYNILMAMRWLLENTQSGDSLVFHFSGHGTQQISMDGNEIDGLDEAICPVDYEEQGKILDDEINTAIVRPLPSGAKLHAIVDACHSGTVLDLSFVCKMNREGYYSWEDQRFPRANKGTSGGLAVSISACEDSQTSIDTSALSGTEATGVLTYSFIQTVQNEPGLSYGRLLSAMRSTIRGTKTGIVPLNGPIASMFNRLLGMELRQEPQLSSSEVFDVYTSPFVL; encoded by the exons ATGGCAAGTAGACAAGAAAGGTGCATCCACTGTGGAGTTCTACTTGTGGTGCCAGCAGAGGTGAATGTCTTTGAGTGTGGAGTGTGCCATGGCATCACCCAGATTAGACCCTCCACAGCTCCATGGAGTACTCAAGCCTACAACTCCTTTCATAGTTTCACAGGTCGTTTTAGAGGCTTCTTAAATACCATTAGGAGTACTTCTTCAGTTAACACCAATTCTGGTGGCTATTATGGGGCAAATAGTTTTGGCCTCTATCCTCAGCCTCACTCACTAAGGCCATCGTTTCATGTATATGGCTCAAAGAGAGCTGTGCTGTGTGGAATTCGCTACCATGGGAAGAGTTACAAGCTAAAAGGCTCCATCAATGATGCAAAATGCATGAAATACTTTCTCATTAAACACTATGGGTTTCCTAGTGACTCCATTCTCATGCTCACAG ATGACATGGAGGAGAGAAACCAGCTGAGGATCCCTACCAGATATAACATTCTAATGGCCATGAGGTGGCTGCTTGAGAATACCCAGTCAGGGGATTCGTTGGTGTTCCACTTCTCTGGACATGGCACTCAGCAAATCAGCATGGATGGGAACGAAATTGATGGGCTTGATGAAGCGATATGCCCCGTTGATTACGAAGAGCAAGGGAAGATACTCGACGATGAGATCAACACTGCAATCGTTAGGCCCTTACCTAGTGGAGCTAAACTTCATGCCATTGTCGATGCATGCCACAGTGGGACTGTTCTTGATTTGTCTTTCGTCTGCAAGATGAATAG GGAAGGGTATTACTCATGGGAAGATCAAAGATTTCCCAGAGCTAATAAAGGTACAAGTGGAGGGCTAGCTGTTTCTATTTCAGCTTGTGAAGATAGTCAGACCTCCATAGATACCTCT GCCTTAAGTGGCACTGAAGCTACTGGTGTATTGACCTATAGTTTCATCCAAACGGTGCAAAACGAACCTGGTCTGAGTTATGGTCGATTGCTGAGTGCCATGCGTTCCACCATTCGTGGGACAAAAACAGGCATAGTGCCATTAAATGGTCCAATTGCTTCGATGTTCAACAGACTTCTTGGCATGGAACTGAGACAA GAGCCACAACTATCGTCTTCTGAGGTGTTTGACGTCTATACCAGTCCTTTTGTACTCTGA
- the LOC108320948 gene encoding berberine bridge enzyme-like 8: MESPNPSTRTMFSIIPFISIFLLHVVMAVPDTIPQCLSLHSDPSHPISAVTYFPNNSSYPPILEAYIRNLRFSSPTTPKPSFIVAPNHVSHIQASIICCKKFGLEMRIRSGGHDYDGLSYVAKAPFSILDMFMLRSVKVNVQDQTVWVESGSTIGELYYGIAEKSKILGFPAGVCHSVGVGGHFSGGGYGNMMRRFGISVDHILDALIVDAEGRVLDRKGMGEDLFWAIRGGGGASFGVIVSWKIKLVPVPEVVTVFRIEKTLEQGASDIVHQWQYVANKIHDGLFIRVVLSPVTRMGKKTIRAKFNALFLGNAQELVHVMNASFPQLGLVGEQCIQMSWINSVLFWDNFPVGTSAKALLERHGTPEKFLKKKSDYVQKPISKAALEGIWKKMMELEKPVLTLNPYGGKMSEISEKETPFPHRGGNIYKIQYSVIWKEKSEDVANRSLHAIRSLYDYMTPYMSSSPRSSYLNYRDVDIGVNGPGNATYAQASVWGKKYFKTNFDRLVKIKSKVDPSNFFRYEQSIPSLASAHSIVSE, translated from the coding sequence ATGGAGTCTCCGAATCCATCCACAAGAACCATGTTTTCAATCATACCCTTCATCTCAATCTTTCTGCTGCACGTTGTAATGGCAGTTCCAGACACCATTCCCCAATGTCTCTCTCTTCATTCTGACCCCTCCCATCCAATCTCTGCAGTAACCTATTTCCCCAACAACTCCTCGTACCCTCCTATCTTGGAGGCCTACATCAGAAACCTCAGATTCAGTTCCCCCACAACTCCAAAACCATCCTTCATTGTGGCACCAAACCACGTTTCCCACATCCAAGCCTCCATCATCTGCTGCAAAAAGTTCGGTCTTGAGATGAGAATAAGAAGTGGGGGGCATGACTACGATGGCCTTTCGTACGTGGCGAAAGCCCCATTTTCCATTTTGGACATGTTCATGTTGAGATCAGTGAAGGTTAACGTGCAGGACCAGACTGTGTGGGTTGAGTCGGGGTCAACGATTGGTGAACTTTATTACGGGATTGCTGAGAAGAGCAAGATCCTTGGTTTCCCAGCTGGGGTGTGTCACAGTGTTGGTGTTGGAGGGCACTTCAGTGGAGGAGGGTATGGGAACATGATGAGAAGGTTTGGTATCTCTGTTGATCATATTTTGGATGCCCTAATTGTGGATGCTGAAGGGAGAGTCTTGGACAGGAAAGGAATGGGGGAGGATCTTTTCTGGGCCATTAGAGGAGGTGGGGGAGCAAGCTTTGGGGTCATTGTTTCATGGAAAATCAAGTTGGTTCCCGTGCCTGAGGTTGTAACGGTTTTCAGAATTGAGAAAACATTGGAACAAGGTGCCAGTGATATTGTTCATCAGTGGCAGTATGTTGCTAATAAGATACATGATGGTTTGTTTATTAGAGTGGTTCTTAGTCCTGTGACAAGAATGGGTAAGAAGACGATAAGGGCCAAGTTCAACGCTTTGTTTCTCGGAAATGCACAAGAGCTGGTTCATGTGATGAACGCGAGCTTCCCTCAACTGGGTTTAGTTGGTGAACAGTGCATTCAAATGAGTTGGATCAATTCCGTGTTGTTCTGGGATAATTTTCCAGTGGGGACTTCGGCTAAAGCTTTGCTTGAAAGGCATGGTACACCAGAGAAATTCCTGAAGAAGAAATCAGATTACGTGCAGAAACCCATTTCCAAAGCTGCTCTTGAAGgtatatggaagaagatgatggaaCTAGAAAAGCCTGTTCTCACACTCAACCCTTATGGGGGGAAAATGAGTGAGATTTCTGAGAAGGAAACACCATTTCCACACAGGGGTggtaacatatataaaattcagTACTCAGTGATTTGGAAAGAGAAGAGTGAAGATGTTGCTAATCGATCTTTACATGCGATTCGGAGCCTGTATGATTACATGACCCCTTATATGTCAAGTTCACCTAGGAGTTCATATTTGAACTATAGAGATGTTGATATAGGTGTCAATGGACCTGGAAATGCTACTTATGCTCAGGCTAGTGTTTGGGGTAAGAAGTATTTCAAAACAAACTTTGATAGGCTGGTGAAGATAAAGAGCAAGGTAGATCCAAGCAATTTTTTCAGATATGAACAGAGCATTCCATCACTTGCATCTGCTCATAGTATTGTGTCAGAATAG
- the LOC108320942 gene encoding metacaspase-1 isoform X2 produces MEASSKCRRYRKGVSVNGCYASKYISSSQSNGEAKVTCRCCKEECHCLLPSRTNLPFGNSTLGSHSSKKECGICCPVKKIGSKLLKLGNLGASNKDENLLSGSLSHSMPSSSAFSSTSRYNKRAVLCGVSYRRKFRLRGIINDITNMKELLIKNFDFPNECIRILTEHGENGNLIPTKHNIMESLRWLVKDAEPGDSLVFYFSGHGSQQPDLKEDEIDGFDETLCPVDYLIEGMIIDNEINSTIVWPLKKGVTLHAIVDACHSGTILDLLFVYNQESGIWEDNKPPSKEPIRKHSSGGLAICLSACEDNQTACDSSVFGGKGMNGVLTYLFTKAIREYPGITYGRLLQNMHEEIKKINRSKCNNRILQHIFNRKIAQLIT; encoded by the exons ATGGAAGCTTCATCTAAATGCAGAAGGTACAGAAAGGGTGTTTCTGTGAATGGTTGCTATGCCTCCAAATATATCTCTAGTTCTCAGTCAAATGGGGAAGCAAAAGTTACTTGTAGATGTTGCAAAGAAGAGTGTCACTGCTTATTGCCCTCAAGAACAAACTTACCCTTTGGCAATTCAACTTTGGGATCACATAGTTCAAAGAAAGAATGTGGAATATGCTGTCCAGTGAAAAAAATTGGATCCAAATTGCTGAAACTTGGTAATTTAGGAGCTTCAAACAAAGATGAAAATTTGCTTAGTGGGTCATTATCTCATTCAATGCCCTCTTCCTCAGCCTTTTCTAGCACTAGCAGGTATAATAAACGAGCGGTTCTCTGTGGAGTTTCTTACAGAAGGAAATTCAGACTCAGAGGAATCATTAATGACATTACTAACATGAAGGAACTGCTGATCAAGAATTTTGACTTTCCAAATGAGTGCATACGAATCCTCACAG AACATGGGGAAAACGGCAATTTGATACCAACGAAACACAACATAATGGAATCCTTAAGGTGGCTTGTGAAGGACGCTGAGCCAGGAGACTCATTAGTGTTTTACTTCTCGGGACACGGTTCTCAGCAGCCAGATttgaaagaagatgaaattgatgGGTTTGATGAGACTCTTTGCCCTGTTGACTATTTGATAGAAGGAATGATCATTGACAATGAAATCAATTCCACCATAGTTTGGCCACTAAAGAAAGGTGTCACACTTCATGCTATTGTTGATGCATGTCATAGCGGCACAATTCTTGATCTTCTGTTTGTTTACAATCAAGAAAG TGGGATTTGGGAGGATAACAAGCCGCCATCAAAAGAACCTATAAGAAAACATTCAAGTGGTGGATTGGCGATTTGTCTTAGTGCTTGTGAAGATAACCAGACAGCTTGTGATAGCTCT GTTTTTGGTGGAAAGGGAATGAATGGTGTTCTGACTTATCTTTTCACAAAAGCAATCAGAGAATACCCTGGAATAACTTATGGGCGTCTCCTACAAAATATGCATGAAGAGATTAAGAAGATTAACAGAAGCAAATGCAATAACCGCATATTGCAACATATCTTCAATCGTAAAATTGCACAG CTAATAACTTAA
- the LOC108320942 gene encoding metacaspase-3 isoform X1, whose amino-acid sequence MEASSKCRRYRKGVSVNGCYASKYISSSQSNGEAKVTCRCCKEECHCLLPSRTNLPFGNSTLGSHSSKKECGICCPVKKIGSKLLKLGNLGASNKDENLLSGSLSHSMPSSSAFSSTSRYNKRAVLCGVSYRRKFRLRGIINDITNMKELLIKNFDFPNECIRILTEHGENGNLIPTKHNIMESLRWLVKDAEPGDSLVFYFSGHGSQQPDLKEDEIDGFDETLCPVDYLIEGMIIDNEINSTIVWPLKKGVTLHAIVDACHSGTILDLLFVYNQESGIWEDNKPPSKEPIRKHSSGGLAICLSACEDNQTACDSSVFGGKGMNGVLTYLFTKAIREYPGITYGRLLQNMHEEIKKINRSKCNNRILQHIFNRKIAQDPLLSSSEKFDVSTTMFSL is encoded by the exons ATGGAAGCTTCATCTAAATGCAGAAGGTACAGAAAGGGTGTTTCTGTGAATGGTTGCTATGCCTCCAAATATATCTCTAGTTCTCAGTCAAATGGGGAAGCAAAAGTTACTTGTAGATGTTGCAAAGAAGAGTGTCACTGCTTATTGCCCTCAAGAACAAACTTACCCTTTGGCAATTCAACTTTGGGATCACATAGTTCAAAGAAAGAATGTGGAATATGCTGTCCAGTGAAAAAAATTGGATCCAAATTGCTGAAACTTGGTAATTTAGGAGCTTCAAACAAAGATGAAAATTTGCTTAGTGGGTCATTATCTCATTCAATGCCCTCTTCCTCAGCCTTTTCTAGCACTAGCAGGTATAATAAACGAGCGGTTCTCTGTGGAGTTTCTTACAGAAGGAAATTCAGACTCAGAGGAATCATTAATGACATTACTAACATGAAGGAACTGCTGATCAAGAATTTTGACTTTCCAAATGAGTGCATACGAATCCTCACAG AACATGGGGAAAACGGCAATTTGATACCAACGAAACACAACATAATGGAATCCTTAAGGTGGCTTGTGAAGGACGCTGAGCCAGGAGACTCATTAGTGTTTTACTTCTCGGGACACGGTTCTCAGCAGCCAGATttgaaagaagatgaaattgatgGGTTTGATGAGACTCTTTGCCCTGTTGACTATTTGATAGAAGGAATGATCATTGACAATGAAATCAATTCCACCATAGTTTGGCCACTAAAGAAAGGTGTCACACTTCATGCTATTGTTGATGCATGTCATAGCGGCACAATTCTTGATCTTCTGTTTGTTTACAATCAAGAAAG TGGGATTTGGGAGGATAACAAGCCGCCATCAAAAGAACCTATAAGAAAACATTCAAGTGGTGGATTGGCGATTTGTCTTAGTGCTTGTGAAGATAACCAGACAGCTTGTGATAGCTCT GTTTTTGGTGGAAAGGGAATGAATGGTGTTCTGACTTATCTTTTCACAAAAGCAATCAGAGAATACCCTGGAATAACTTATGGGCGTCTCCTACAAAATATGCATGAAGAGATTAAGAAGATTAACAGAAGCAAATGCAATAACCGCATATTGCAACATATCTTCAATCGTAAAATTGCACAG GATCCTCTTCTATCATCATCGGAGAAATTTGATGTTTCTACGACAATGTTCTCCTTGTGA